The Microbacterium sulfonylureivorans region GGGAGGGTATCGGATGACCGAGACCGTCCCCCCCGCCCAGACCTCGTCCCTCCGGCGCCTCGTCCCGCGGATCTTCTCGCGGTCGGCTCGACGCGACGACGTCGAGCAGCTTCTCCGAACGGTGCGCACGCACCACCCCAAGGGCGACCTGTCGATCATCGAGCGCGCGTATGCGGTCGCCGACCAGGCACACTCCGGGCAGACGCGGCAGAGCGGCGAGCCGTACATCACGCATCCGCTCGCGGTCGCGCAGATCCTCGCCGACCTCGGCCTCGGTCCGAAGGCGATCGCGGCGGCGCTGCTCCACGACACCGTCGAAGACACCGGGTACGCACTCGACACGCTGACGGCCGAGTTCGGCGACGAGGTCGCGATGCTCGTCGACGGCGTCACGAAGCTCGACAAGGTCAAGTACGGCGAGAGCGCGCAGGCCGAGACGGTCCGCAAGATGATCGTCGCGATGTCGCGCGACATCCGTGTCCTCCTCATCAAGCTCGCCGACCGCCTCCACAACGCCCGCACGTGGGGCTTCGTCCCGCCCGAGAAGGCGCGCAAGAAGGCCACCGAGACTCTCGAGATCTACTCGCCGCTCGCGCACCGACTCGGTATCCAGGCGATCAAGTCAGAGCTCGAGGACCTGTCGTTCGCCGTCCTCCATCCGAAGCTCTACGCCGAGATCGAGAGCCTGGTCAAGCAGCGCACCCCGCAGCGCGAGCAGTACGTGCAGAACGTGATCGACGCGGTCGACACCGATCTGCGTGAGCTGCGCATCCGCGGGCGTGTCATGGGTCGCCCGAAGCAGCTGTACTCGGTGTACCAGAAGATGGTCGTCCGCGGTCGCGAGTTCGACGACATCTACGACCTGATCGGCATCCGAATCCTCGTCGGGAGCGTGCGCGACTGCTATGCGGTGCTCGGTGCGATCCATGCCCGGTGGACGCCGCTTCCCGGCCGCTTCAAGGACTACATCGCCACCCCGAAATTCAATCTCTACCAGTCGCTGCACACGACGGTGATCGGCCCCGGCGGGCGCACGGTCGAGATTCAGATCCGCACGAACGAGATGCACCAGCAGGCGGAGTACGGCGTCGCCGCGCACTGGAAGTACAAAGAGCGCATGAACGGGGGCAAGACCGACTCCAAGTCGCTCGACACCGACATGGCGTGGCTCGCGCACATCTCGGACTGGCAGGCCGAGACGGCCGACCCCGGCGAGTTCCTCGACTCGCTGCGCTTCGAGATCGGCGCGAAAGAGGTCTACGTCTTCACGCCGAAGGGCCGCGTGATCGGTCTCCCCGCAGGAGCAACGCCGGTCGACTTCGGGTATGCCGTTCACACCGAGGTCGGGCACCGCACGATGGGCGCCAAGGTCAACGGCCGCCTCGTTCCGCTCGAGTCCGAGCTCAAGAGCGGCGACGTCGTCGAGGTCTTCACGTCGAAGAACCCGGATGCCGGCCCCAGCCAGGACTGGCTCGGCTTCGTCAAGAGCACCCGCGCGAGGAACAAGATCCGCGGCTGGTTCACGAAGGAGCGACGCGAGGAGGCCATCGAGCAGGGCAAGGAGGCGATCGCCCGCGCCATGCGCCGGCAGAACCTTCCCCTCCAGCGCCTGATGAGCCAGGATTCCTTCACCGAGGTCGCGCACCAGCTTCGCTACGAAGACGTGTCCGCCCTCTATGCCGCGGTCGGCGAAGGTCACGTGTCGACCCAGTCGGTGATCGAGAAGGTCACGGCGATCGTGAGCGCCAACGACACCGCGACGGGTCCGATCGACCTGCCGAGCGTCGGTCGCGCACGGCAGTCCCGCAACGGCGACTCGGGCATCCTCGTGCGCGGGGCCCCCGACATCCTGGTGAAGCTCGCCAAGTGCTGCACGCCGGTCCCGGGCGACCAGATCATGGGCTTCGTCACGCGCGGCAGCGGGGTGTCCGTGCACCGCGCCGACTGCACGAACGTCAAGAGCCTGATGGACGATCCCGAACGGCTCATCGACGTCGAGTGGGCCCCCACCACCAAGAGCGTCTTCCTCGTGCAGATCCAGGTCGAGGCACTCGATCGGTCGGGCCTGCTCAGCGACGTCACCCGGGTGCTCAGCGAGCATCACGTCAACATCCTCTCGGCGTCGGTCTCGACATCCAGCGATCGCCTCGCTCTGAGCCGCTTCGTCTTCGAGATGGGCGACATCGTCCACCTCGACCGGGTGCTGAATGCCGTGCGGCGCATCGACGCCGTCTACGACGTCTACCGCGTCACGTCGTCGTAGTCGCCGCCTCGGCCGCGGCGAGTCGGCG contains the following coding sequences:
- a CDS encoding RelA/SpoT family protein; the encoded protein is MTETVPPAQTSSLRRLVPRIFSRSARRDDVEQLLRTVRTHHPKGDLSIIERAYAVADQAHSGQTRQSGEPYITHPLAVAQILADLGLGPKAIAAALLHDTVEDTGYALDTLTAEFGDEVAMLVDGVTKLDKVKYGESAQAETVRKMIVAMSRDIRVLLIKLADRLHNARTWGFVPPEKARKKATETLEIYSPLAHRLGIQAIKSELEDLSFAVLHPKLYAEIESLVKQRTPQREQYVQNVIDAVDTDLRELRIRGRVMGRPKQLYSVYQKMVVRGREFDDIYDLIGIRILVGSVRDCYAVLGAIHARWTPLPGRFKDYIATPKFNLYQSLHTTVIGPGGRTVEIQIRTNEMHQQAEYGVAAHWKYKERMNGGKTDSKSLDTDMAWLAHISDWQAETADPGEFLDSLRFEIGAKEVYVFTPKGRVIGLPAGATPVDFGYAVHTEVGHRTMGAKVNGRLVPLESELKSGDVVEVFTSKNPDAGPSQDWLGFVKSTRARNKIRGWFTKERREEAIEQGKEAIARAMRRQNLPLQRLMSQDSFTEVAHQLRYEDVSALYAAVGEGHVSTQSVIEKVTAIVSANDTATGPIDLPSVGRARQSRNGDSGILVRGAPDILVKLAKCCTPVPGDQIMGFVTRGSGVSVHRADCTNVKSLMDDPERLIDVEWAPTTKSVFLVQIQVEALDRSGLLSDVTRVLSEHHVNILSASVSTSSDRLALSRFVFEMGDIVHLDRVLNAVRRIDAVYDVYRVTSS